A stretch of the Vigna radiata var. radiata cultivar VC1973A chromosome 7, Vradiata_ver6, whole genome shotgun sequence genome encodes the following:
- the LOC106766857 gene encoding GDP-fucose transporter 1, with the protein MSLGRLDSWKQQYYSTSGVVVGYALCSSLLAIINKYAITKFNYPGLLTALQYLTSALGVYVLGKLGILHHDPFTIPTAKKFFPAALVFYLAIFTNTNLLRHANVDTFIVFRSLTPLLVALADTAFRGQPCPSNLTFLSLLLILASAIGYVATDSGFTLTAYSWAFAYLITITTEMVYIKHMVMNLGLNTWGFVLYNNLLSLMMAPFFWFLTGENVQVFAALRSGIFDPAAFYAVSLSCLFGLLISFFGFAARRAVSATAFTVTGVVNKFLTVAINVLIWDKHASPVGLVCLLFTIVGGVLYQQSVTGAVSAPAQPKQLDIENNKGGGIGGGGGGDDDDFAGESDGTGKLISR; encoded by the coding sequence ATGTCGTTGGGTAGATTGGATTCGTGGAAGCAGCAATACTACAGCACGAGCGGGGTGGTGGTGGGTTACGCTCTGTGTTCGAGCCTTCTCGCCATAATCAACAAATACGCCATCACCAAATTCAACTACCCAGGACTCTTAACGGCGCTCCAATACCTCACCTCCGCGCTCGGCGTCTACGTCCTGGGGAAGCTAGGGATTCTCCACCATGACCCCTTCACCATTCCCACTGCAAAGAAATTCTTCCCCGCCGCTCTGGTCTTCTACCTCGCCATCTTCACCAACACCAACCTCCTCCGCCACGCCAACGTCGACACCTTCATCGTCTTCCGCTCCCTCACCCCTCTCCTCGTCGCCCTCGCCGACACGGCCTTCCGGGGCCAGCCCTGCCCCTCCAACCTCACCTTCCTCTCCCTCCTCCTCATCCTCGCCTCCGCCATCGGCTACGTCGCCACCGACTCCGGCTTCACCCTCACCGCCTACTCATGGGCCTTCGCCTACCTCATCACCATCACCACCGAGATGGTCTACATCAAACACATGGTCATGAACCTCGGCCTCAACACCTGGGGCTTCGTATTGTACAACAACCTCCTCTCCCTCATGATGGCGCCATTCTTCTGGTTCCTCACCGGGGAGAACGTCCAGGTTTTCGCCGCCCTTAGATCCGGCATCTTTGACCCCGCTGCCTTCTACGCTGTCTCATTGTCTTGCCTTTTCGGATTGCTCATCAGTTTCTTCGGCTTCGCCGCTAGAAGGGCCGTTTCCGCCACGGCGTTCACCGTCACCGGTGTGGTCAACAAGTTCCTCACCGTGGCGATCAACGTCCTCATTTGGGATAAGCACGCTAGCCCTGTTGGGTTGGTTTGTTTGCTTTTCACCATTGTTGGGGGGGTTCTCTATCAGCAGTCCGTTACTGGGGCTGTGAGTGCTCCGGCCCAGCCCAAGCAGTTGGATATCGAAAACAACAAAGGTGGTGGCAttggcggcggcggcggcggtgatgatgatgattttgcaGGTGAGAGTGATGGGACGGGTAAGCTTATCTCTAGATGA